In Nicotiana tabacum cultivar K326 chromosome 10, ASM71507v2, whole genome shotgun sequence, the DNA window ctgatttttaagaCTTGtagaattatttttggttggTGATTTATTTACCACTGCCCAAGCTTGATCTGTTGGGTGTTTAACAACCTGTGAGCCTGGTTCTTTGTGCGTATTAGTAGTAACTTGGCCAGTTTTCATATCCAACAATCCAGTGGTCTTAGGAATGACTTGCTCGATATACAAAGACCCAGATTCATCTATTTTTTCTTGCTGAAGACCAGCCTGCTCATTAGATTCAATCTGTTGTTGCACCCCTACTGACTTGCTGAGTGTATTAGCTTGATCTTCACACCCATTCAGCTTACTATTAGTTTGCAAAGCTGAATTCACAGCCTTGTAAATCCTCGCCAAAGCTGTAGTAACAGGGACATCACCTCACTTCagcatttctttcatttctttggATTGAAATTTAGTGTTGATTTATTGTGCCTCAGTTGCCACCTTAATGAAGACATCCTCCAAAGATGTGTCAGCCAAACCCCAAGATTGGGCAGTATACTTCTTCTTTGCAAGTTTAACTATTAAAAATACATTCGAAATTTTTGCCTCGTCTTTTGGCAGCTCAAATTTCTGGACAATTCTTGAATGGAAAGTTGTAATTGAGGCTTACAGTACTGTTAAATCTTTGTTCTTGAAGTTAAGGTCATATGATTAGATCTATCTGTTTGATTCACCTGAAATATACATTCTTCGAGCAGATTTTTGTTAGAAATGATATACTATGTTTGCTACTTTTGCTAACCTATATTGTGTTTGCTTTTCAGAATCTGAAAAATATTTGAATAGTCATGAATCAAGAAGGGTGCTCaagcaaaaataagaaaatatccaACCGCATTCCAGCTGGATCACTTGCATCTTTACGAAATCAAAGGGTTTTGTCATTGATAACAAAAAGAACCTTCCAATCTACAAGATCAAATGCAATTGAAGAACGACAATCAGAAGGTGGATTACCTTCATCTTTGCGAAACCAAAAGGTTTCGTCATTGACAATAAAAACAGCCTTGAAAGATCTAAGGTCAAATGCAAATGAAGAACGACAATCCGAAGGTGGATCTCAATTGCAAGAACAAGTCTAGCAAGTGCCACGGAATCGCACCTCTTCAGCAACACAAGGAGTACATGAACAAGTGCAACAAGGGAATATGGATTTCATCACTCCTGCATCACAGGGAGTACATGAACGATCTGATGATTCTACCACTCATGAAACAGTTGAACAATTTATGGAACAAggcaaatatatataaattttaatcaTAAACTTAACTAAAAATAGTGATTAATGATTATCTTTGTTTTGTTATATTGCAGGCCCCTCctcgccaaaaagaaaaagaggccGTACTCAAATGCCAAGGGTTCATGGTAGAAAGGATTCTAAATGAGTATAATCAACCCGTTGGTCCTACTAAAGAGGTTGTAAAAGAGTTGGATAGCTTCCTCGGCACATTGGCAAGAAGTGGGACTTTTTGTCCTCTTAATGTATTTAATTGGAGGAAACTTGACACAAAAGATGATATATGGAAATATATCAAGATATGAAGTTCCCAATGTCCAATAAACATGGATGATATTTCTTATTTCTTACACTAACCCAATTGCACTAAATTTGTAGGAAAAATATGACATTCTTGACGAGGCGAAACCATGGGTTTTTGAATCAGTTTGTATTGCTTGGAGAAAGTATAAGAGTCAATTGAAGACAACTCACTTCACAGCCTATGAGAATGATGAGCTTCGAATGGAGAATAGACCAGTAGATATTCTGAAATTTTACTTTAAGGATATTCTTAAATATTGGAACTCCGATCCTCACAAGGTAATTACATCTAGAATCTCTTGTC includes these proteins:
- the LOC107784235 gene encoding uncharacterized protein LOC107784235 isoform X2 — protein: MQMKNDNPKVDLNCKNKSSKCHGIAPLQQHKEYMNKCNKGIWISSLLHHREYMNDLMILPLMKQLNNLWNKAPPRQKEKEAVLKCQGFMVERILNEYNQPVGPTKEEKYDILDEAKPWVFESVCIAWRKYKSQLKTTHFTAYENDELRMENRPVDILKFYFKDILKYWNSDPHKKMFETNTENRNKLKCPHTAGRTHFALIREAEMERIQSTQESEDGSHSDDAFASVMGPEHPGRVRLYGRGLMRG
- the LOC107784235 gene encoding uncharacterized protein LOC107784235 isoform X4, with the protein product MQMKNDNPKVDLNCKNKSSKCHGIAPLQQHKEYMNKCNKGIWISSLLHHREYMNDLMILPLMKQLNNLWNKAPPRQKEKEAVLKCQGFMVERILNEYNQPVGPTKEEKYDILDEAKPWVFESVCIAWRKYKSQLKTTHFTAYENDELRMENRPVDILKFYFKDILKYWNSDPHKAEMERIQSTQESEDGSHSDDAFASVMGPEHPGRVRLYGRGLMRG
- the LOC107784235 gene encoding uncharacterized protein LOC107784235 isoform X5, translated to MQMKNDNPKVDLNCKNKSSKCHGIAPLQQHKEYMNKCNKGIWISSLLHHREYMNDLMILPLMKQLNNLWNKAPPRQKEKEAVLKCQGFMVERILNEYNQPVGPTKEEKYDILDEAKPWVFESVCIAWRKYKSQLKTTHFTAYENDELRMENRPVDILKFYFKDILKYWNSDPHKEKKEISDTSDTVSSKDIFVAT
- the LOC107784235 gene encoding uncharacterized protein LOC107784235 isoform X3; the encoded protein is MQMKNDNPKVDLNCKNKSSKCHGIAPLQQHKEYMNKCNKGIWISSLLHHREYMNDLMILPLMKQLNNLWNKAPPRQKEKEAVLKCQGFMVERILNEYNQPVGPTKEEKYDILDEAKPWVFESVCIAWRKYKSQLKTTHFTAYENDELRMENRPVDILKFYFKDILKYWNSDPHKKMFETNTENRNKLKCPHTAGRTHFALIREEKKEISDTSDTVSSKDIFVAT